TCCCAGGAGTGTCACGATGATCAGCCTGGCCGGCCGCGACATTCTCCATGCCTGGGGAAAATTCGTCTTCACCGGCATCGGTCTGGGTCTGCTGATCGGCGTCACCCTGGTCATGGCTGGGGTGTACCGAGGCATGGTGGACGACGGCAAGGCGTTGCTCGACAACAGTGGCGCTGACCTTTGGGTGGTGCAAAAGGATACTCTGGGTCCTTATGCGGAGTCGTCCAGCCTCAACGATGACGTGTATCGCGCCATTCTCGCCATGCCGGGAGTCTCACAGGCAGCGAACGTGACCTACCTGACCATGCAGGTACGCAAGGGCGAGAGTGATGTACGCACCATGGTGGTCGGCATCGCGCCCGGTGCGTTGGGGGCTACACCCGGATGGCCTCCTTATCTCGTCGCTGGACGCCAGATCACGCGCGGTCACTACGAGGCGGTGGCCGACATCGCCACCGGCTTCAAACTGGGAGATCGTCTTGCCATTCGCCGAAATCATTACACCGTCGTGGGGCTGACACGGCGCATGGTGTCGTCCAGCGGCGACCCGATGGTATTCATTCCGCTCAAGGATGCCCAAGAGGCTCAGTTCCTCAAGGACAACGACGCCATTTGGCAAAGCCGGCGTCGCACCGAAGCCAACCCGGCCTTCAATCGACCCGGTGTTCCTGGTTTGCTGGATGCCGTGATTGCTTCACAGAGCACCAACGCGTTCGTCAATGCAGTGCTGGTCACTCTGAAACCTGGTCATGCGCCGGACGAGGTTGCCGAATCCATCCGACGCTGGAAGCGTTTGACGGTCTACACACGGGCACAGATGGAAGACATCCTCGTCGGCAAGTTGATCGCCACGTCGGCCAAACAGATAGGCATGTTCTTGGTGATTCTGGCCATCGTTAGCGCGGCCATCGTCGCTTTCATCATCTACTCGCTGACGATGGACAAAATCCGCGAGATCGCGGTATTGAAGCTCATCGGCACACGCAACCGAACTATCGCCGCGATGATCATGCAGCAGGCGCTCGCCTTGGGGGTGATTGGCTTCGTGGTCGGCAAGATCACCGCCACTTTCTCAGCCCCCCTGTTCCCCAAATATGTGCTGCTCACGCCAATGGATTCCGTGACCGGTTTTTTTGCCGTGCTCGTGATTTGCGTGCTGGCCAGCATCGTCGCCATTCGCATGGCACTCAAGGTCGATCCGGCCGAAGCGATAGGGTGACCCCATGATTGGAAAAGGAATCCGCATCGAAGGCCTAAGCAAACGCTTTGGCAAAGGTGACACGGCTGTCTACGCGTTGAAGGACGTGAATATGCAGGTTGCACCAGGTGAGGTGGTCGGATTGGTCGGCCCTTCCGGCTCGGGCAAGAGCACGCTGCTTAAATGCCTGGGTGCGGTGATCGATCCGAGCGACGGCCGCATGACGCTGGGTAATGAAGTGATATACGACGGCGGTTGGCAAGTTCGTGATCTGCGCGCCTTGCGGCGCGACAAAATTGGTTTTGTCTTCCAATCGCCGTACCTGATTCCGTTTCTCGATGTCACCGACAACGTGGCCCTGCTGCCGATGCTTGCAGGCGTCGCGAATGCAGAGGCGCGAGCGAAGGCATTGGAATTGCTTACGGCGCTTGATGTGCAACACCGAGTTCACGCCATGCCATCGCAACTCTCCGGTGGCGAGCAGCAACGGGTTGCCATCGCGCGCGGATTGGTTAACCGCCCACCGGTGATCCTGGCGGATGAACCCACCGCACCTCTCGACAGCGTGCGTGCCATGGCGGTGATTCGCATCCTCAACGACATGGCTCGGAAGTTCGAGACCGCCATCATCGTCGTCACCCATGACGAAAAGATCATCCCCACTTTCAAGCGCATCTACCACATCCGCGACGGTGTGACCCATGAGGAAGCTGGCGAAGGGCGGGAGTTCGAATGAGAGAACGATTGAATTACAGGAGAATTTCATGACCCACCGCAAACACAGCCACGCATTTGGAACTATCACCCTGACCGTTACGGCCTGCCTGCTTTTATGGGGTTTTCAGTTGCCAGCTTGGGCTGGTGACGCTACCCAGGTTGAGCCACTGGCGCTACGCAAGATCATGCAGGAACTCGGGCGCAACATGCAGGCTATTACCGGTGCGATTTCGCAGGAGAAATGGGTTCAGGTCGTTCAGCTCGCCCCAAAAGTTGCTGCACACCCCGAGCCACCGCTTACTGAAAAAATGCGCATCCTTGCTTACCTCGGCGCTGATGCGACCAAGTTCAGAAACTTTGACGCGCAGACTCACGAGGCGGCGCTGGCCATGAAGCTGGCTGCTGCGAGCAGCGACGGCAAGGCGGTGATCCAATCATTCGCCCACGTGCAGGAAAGCTGCTTGGGCTGCCACCAAGCTTTCCGTAAACCTTTCGTGGAGCATTTTTATGGAGCACGCTAAAACATGCCAGCGCCCCATCAGCCTCAAAAGACGGCTTGCGGCAACTTACCTGGTAGCTGGTCTGGTCACCGCCGGTCTGGCCGGCTGCGCCGCCGGCCCTGATTTTCAGCGTCCCACCGCACCCGATGTGGCTCGCTACACTGCAACACCGGTGGCTGATAGAACCGCGTCCGCTCCCACGCAGTTCGGCGAAACACAACGTCTAGTCGAAGGGCTTCCGATCGAAACGCAATGGTGGCAAAGCTTGGGTTCATCCGCACTCGACGGACTGATCAACGAAGCTTTCCATGTCAGCCCGACGCTGGCGAGCATCAGCGCCAATTTGCGACAGGCGCAGGAGCTTCTTGCCGCACAGGCGGGCTCGACGCAATATCCACAGGTAGATGTCGCACTGGGATCTCAGCGCCAGCAAATGAGTCCCAGTAGCCAAGGGTTGAGCGGAGACGCACGTCAATTCAGCCTCTACAACGCCAGCGTTGGCGTGCATTACAACCTCGATCTGGCTGGCGGCAACCGGCGCGCACTCGAAGCCTTGGCTGCTCGCGCCGACTACCGTCGCTTCGAACTGAATGCTGCGCGCCTGGCCCTTGCCGGCAACATGGCAACCGCTGCCATTACCCGAGCACGCCTCGCCGCGCAACTAGAAGCCACTACTGCCATTTTGCGCGTGCAGGATGAGCAACTGCGCCTAGCCCATGAACGCGTGCGTATCGGTCAGGCCTCACCTGATGAAGCGTTGAGCCTACAAGCTCAGGCGGAGCAAACGCGGGCAGAACTGCCTGCGCTGCGTAAACAACTGCAACAAACCGAACATCTACTGGCGGTGCTAGCCGGTCGTGCCCCAGGCACGGGTGGCATCCCGGCCTTCACTCTGGCCGATTTCACTCTGCCCGTCGAGATGCCGCTCGTCGTGCCCTCAGAACTGGTGCGCCGCCGACCGGATATCCAGGCGTCAGAGGCGCTGTTGCATGCGGCCAATGCAGACTATGGTGTGGCTGTCGCCAAGCTCTACCCACAGATCAACCTGAGCGCCAACCTTGGCTCTCAAGCGCTGACCACCGGTGCCCTGTTCGGTGGTGGCTCGGCAGTGTGGGGCCTGGTTGCGCAGCTCACCCAGCCTCTTTTTAATCCAGGGCTACCCGCTGAAAAAAGAGCGGCGCTCGCCGCTTTTGATGCCGCCGCAGCCAATTACCAGAGCGTCGTATTGGAGTCTTTGCGTAACGTCGCCGACACCCTGCGCGCGGTGGAAAGCGATGCACAAACTTTGACTGCCCTCGCTGCCGCTGATATGGCTGCACAGGCCTCCTTGCAGTCGGTCGAGCGGCAATACCGGCTGGGCGCGGCCAGCTACCTGCAACTGCTCATCGCGCAGCAACAGGCACAGTCAATCCGGATCAATATGATTGCGGCCCAGGCACAACGCCTAGTCGATAGTGTTGCTTTATATCAGGCCCTGGGAGGTGGTGTCAGTTAAGGCTATGCCCTAACCTGATGTCAGATGTTGAGCACAAACAACGTCAGAGTAGAGTGTGAATTTATATTTATTGACACATTCAGCCAAGGGTAATAGATTTCATCCTGACATTTTTACCTTTGGAGGCATCTTGCAAGGTCAACGTATCGGCTACGTCCGCGTCAGCAGCTTCGACCAGAATCCTGATCGACAACTGGAACAAATAGAAGTCGGCAAGGTATTCACCGATAAGGCTTCAGGCAAGGACACACAACGTCCCGAACTTGAAAGGCTGCTGGCCTTCGTCCGCGAGGGCGACACCGTGGTGGTGCATAGCATGGACAGGTTGGCACGCAACCTTGATGACCTGCGCCGCATCGTCCAAGGGCTGACACAACGGGGCGTGCGCATGGAGTTCGTCAAAGAAGGGCTGACGTTCACCGGCGAGGACTCACCGATGGCCAATCTGATGCTGTCGGTCATGGGAGCCTTTGCTGAGTTCGAGCGCGCCCTGATCCGCGAACGTCAGCGCGAGGGAATCGTGCTGGCCAAGCAGCGCGGTGCCTACCGGGGACGAAAGAAATCGCTGAACAGCGAACAAATTGCCGAGTTGAAACGGCGAGTTGCGGCAGGCGACCAAAAAACCTTGGTGGCCCGTGACTTCGGCATCAGCCGCGAAACCTTGTACCAGTACCTGCGGGAAGACTGACCATGCCACGCCGCTCAATCCTGTCCGCCACCGAGCGCGAAAGTCTGCTGGCACTGCCAGATGTCAAAGACGAACTGATACGGCACTACACGTTCAACGAAACCGACCTGTCGGTGATCCGTCAGCGTCGCGGCGCCGCGAATCGATTGGGCTTCGCCGTGCAGCTTTGCTACTTGCGATTCCCTGGCATCTTCTTGGGCGTCGATGAACCTCCATTTCCGCCCCTGCTGCGCATGGTGGCCGCACAACTCAAGGTGCCGGTGGAAAGCTGGAACGATTACGGCCAGCGCGAGCAGACACGGCGGGAGCATTTGGTCGAGCTGCAAACGGTGTTTGGATTCAAGCCCTTCACCATGAGTCACTACCGGCAAGCCGTGCATACATTGACCGAACTGGCCTTGCAAACAGACAAAGGCATTGTGCTGGCCAGCACCCTTGTTGAAAACCTGCGGCGGCAGAGCATCATCCTACCCGCCATGAATGCCATCGAGCGCGCAAGCGCCGAGGCCATTACCCGTGCCAACCGGAGCATCCATGCGGCATTGGCCGATTCCTTGATACCTGTCCATCGCCAGCGCCTGGACGAACTGCTCAAGCGCAAGGATGGTAGCAAAATGACGTGGCTAGCGTGGCTGCGCCAATCGCCCGCCAAGCCGAACTCGCGCCACATGCTTGAACACATCGAACGCCTCAAAGCCTGGCAGGCGCTTGACCTACCTGCTGGCATCGAACGGCAGGTACACCAAAACCGCTTGCTCAAGATCGCCCGCGAGGGCGGCCAGATGACGCCCGCCGACCTGGCCAAGTTCGAGTCGCAGCGGCGTTACGCCACCTTGGTAGCACTGGCCATCGAGGGCATGGCCACCGTCACTGATGAAATCATCGACCTTCACGACCGCATCATCGGCAAGCTGTTCAATGCGGCCAAGAACAAGCATCAACAGCAGTTCCAGGCTTCCGGCAAGGCGATCAACGACAAGGTGCGGATGTATGGGCGCATCGGTCAGGCGCTGATTGAAGCCAAACAAAGCGGCGGCGATCCGTTCGCCGCCATCGAAGCGGTCATGCCGTGGGACACCTTCGCCGCCAGCGTCACCGAGGCGCAAACGCTGGCGCGGCCTGCCGATTTTGATTTCCTGCACCATATCGGCGAGAGTTACGCCACGCTGCGCCGCTATGCGCCGCAGTTCCTGGACGTGCTCAAACTGCGCGCCGCGCCCACCGCCAAGGGTGTGCTCGATGCCATCGACGTGCTGCGCGGCATGAACAGCGACAGCGCGCGCAAGGTGCCCGCCGATGCGCCAACCGCATTCATCAAGCCGCGCTGGGCAAAGCTGGTTCTGACCGACGAGGGTATTGACCGGCGTTACTACGAGTTATGCGCCCTGTCGGAGCTGAAGAACGCACTGCGCTCTGGTGATGTTTGGGTGCAGGGTTCGCGCCAGTTCAAGGACTTCGACGAATACCTGGTGCCGATCGAGAAGTTCGCCACCCTGAAGCTGGCCAGCGAATTGCCACTGGCCGTGGCCACCGACTGCGACCAATATCTGCATGACCGACTGGAATTATTGGAGGCGCAACTCGCCACAGTCAACCGCATGGCGGCGACCAACGACTTACCGGACGCCATCATCACCACTGCATCGGGCCTGAAGATCACGCCGCTGGACGCAGCGGTGCCAGACGCCGCGCAAGCCTTGATTGACCAGTCGGCGATGTTGCTGCCGCACCTCAAGATCACCGAGTTGCTGATGGAGGTCGATGAATGGACGGGCTTCACGCGCCACTTCACACACCTGAAGACCGGCGACACGGCCAAGGACAAAACCTTGCTGATGACGACGATTCTGGCTGATGGTATCAATCTTGGGCTCACCAAGATGGCCGAATCCTGCCCTGGCACCACCTACGCCAAGCTGTCTTGGCTGCAAGCCTGGCACGTTCGCGACGAAACCTATTCGACGGCGCTGGCCGAGCTGGTGAACGCACAGTTTCGACAACCCTTCGCCGGAAACTGGGGCGACGGCACCACGTCATCGTCGGACGGCCAGAACTTCCGAACCGGCAGCAAGGCAGAGAGCACCGGGCATATCAATCCGAAGTATGGAAGTAGCCCTGGGCGGACGTTCTATACCCATATCTCCGACCAATACGCGCCCTTCAGCGCCAAGGTGGTCAACGTCGGCTTGCGCGACTCGACCTATGTGCTCGATGGCCTGCTGTACCACGAGTCTGACTTGCGTATCGAGGAACACTACACCGACACGGCGGGCTTCACCGATCATGTGTTCGGCCTGATGCACTTTCTGGGATTCCGGTTCGCGCCGCGCATCCGCGACCTGGGCGACACCAAGCTGTTCATTCCCAAGGGCGATACTGCCTACGATGCACTCAAGCCGATGATTAGCAGCGACAGGCTGAACATCAAGGCTATTCGCGCTCATTGGGATGAAATCCTACGGCTGGCCACTTCGATCAAGCAGGGCACGGTGACGGCCTCGCTGATGCTGCGCAAGCTCGGCAGCTATCCGCGCCAAAACGGCTTGGCCGTCGCCCTGCGCGAGCTGGGGCGCATCGAGCGCACGCTGTTCATTCTGGATTGGCTGCAAAGCGTGGAGCTGCGCCGCCGCGTCCATGCGGGGCTGAATAAGGGCGAGGCGCGCAACGCGCTGGCCAGGGCGGTCTTCTTCTACCGATTGGGTGAAATCCGCGACCGCAGTTTTGAGCAGCAGCGCTACCGGGCCAGCGGCCTCAATCTGGTGACGGCGGCCATCGTGTTGTGGAACACGGTCTATCTGGAGCGTGCCACCAGTGCTTTGCGTGCCCACGGCAAGGCGCTGGACGACACGTTGCTGCAATATCTGTCACCGCTGGGGTGGGAGCATATCAACCTGACCGGCGATTACCTATGGCGCAGCAGTGCCAAGGTCGGTGCGGGGAAGTTCAGGCCATTGCGACCGCTGCCACCGGCTTAGCGTGCTTTATTTTCCGTTTTCTGAGACGACCCCCAGTTCAACAGCCTCAACAAACCAGGGCTCGGTCAGCCCCAGAATCCGAAAATATAGGTCCGTATCCTTCATTGGTGCCCTCCGGGAAGGACATTAGCAGATCAGCTACCCACGGAAAACCCGGAAGAGCCAAAGAGTTTGTGACGCTAGTTGCTGTACTTCGTGGATAATACGTTTTTGAGCATAGGGCGGCATTGCCGTTTCTGGCTCTTCCATAACGAAGATTACATTCTGCTGTCTTCCTTCTGCTATTTGCGAAAGCATTGCCAGGACAAGCATATTGATTGTGCCTGTCCCTTGCCGATAAAATGGTGCTGCATGCTCTCCATCACCAGTTGAAATAAACGCAGTAATTACCTTTCTAAGATGTTCACGAGTCAACGTTGATACCTTTAAGTGAGGCTCTCCTCCCCATTCTTTTGGAACATATTTTTTTAATGCAGTGCTTATACTCTCTAGGGTATGTGACAGACCAAGTTCTGGGTTGTTGGCCACCGTTATAGCTGAAAGTGTAGTGAGAGTATCTTCCCACATTTGTGGTCTTATTTCTTTAATGCGCAAAATGATGTCAAGCAAGCTTCCGCGCTCTAAACTTAATGCACGTGAACCAGTCCGCACGGAACGAAGATACAAAAAACCAAATATCCTTTTGTGTTTTTTTGTAAAAATCTCAGGCTTTTCCCCTTCGGTAAGGCTTCGGGTAAAATATGTCTTCCCTTCAAAGTCGTCATCTTCGGCATCATACCAGCCGTGAAAGGTGACGCGAAGCGCCTCAGTGATATTGGCGGCATCTATTCCTTCAGGAGCTGGGACATCATAAAATTTGTTTGCTATGGAATCCCAATATTCAGCGTAATCACCCAAAGTGGCCTTCTGCTCTGTAGTCAAATCTACAAGAGTCACTTCGATCTCAATTTGAGGGGCAGCGCATTCTTCAGCAATTTCTACAGCCTCTTGTGTAGTTTCTGCATCATCTTGTATTGGGACATCCTGTCTGCTTGCGGCAGTTGGTGTATAGCAACCTTTGAAAAAATCATGCTCGTCAATTGGGGGCTGTCGATTAAGACGATCTGGGCCAAGGACAAGATCAAGTGCTTCAAAAATGGTTGTCTTCCCGGTGTTGTTGTCGCCGATCAGAACTCCGTGGGCAGGAAGGAGGAGTTCAGCGCTCTTGACGCCTCGAAAGTTTGCAATTTTGATGCGAGAAACACGCATGCAACCCCTCCTATTCTATAGGCTATTCCTCAAACGCAGCACTTCTGAACTTCAGTGTACTGGCATTTTCTTTCAACACTCGCTGTATGTCTTCCTGAAATCCACTGGCATTTTCGGCTTGAATTTCAATGTTAATGATCGCCTTGGTATCGGTCCGTTCGGTCAAATGGTGAACAATGTTGTCCACAATGTCGGCAAAACGCATTTTTGCACCGTGCGGTTCAATATCCACAGCAGCGTAAAATCGGGTTTTTCGTAGCGTAGGGACAGGCCTTGGCGCTTCACTAGGCAGCGCCGTGGACGTGGACGTTGGCGTTGCGCCAGTTTCTGGCACAGATGGCGTTGCTCCTGGTTGCCTTGTCGCTGCTTCTCGCTCGCTTTTTTCTTCATCCAGCACCACCTGCCATGCTGTAGCGGCTTCCGGATTGATCAGCAGCAAATCGTTATCCATGAAGGGCATGGCGGCAACGCCAAATGTAAAACCAAGATAACGGTCAGTTTCTTTACCCTGAGCAAGCCCAAAGAAATCCCGGCTGGTTGAACCGGCTTGTATGGCTGCGGTAAACACGCTTTCTGTTTTCAGGCGCGGTAAATACAGTTGGCGGCACATGTGCTGCCACACGCTTCGCGCAACGGCTTCGTTTTGCTCTGGCTTCCAGAACCATAGTTTGAGCAGGTTGCGCAGGTGAATGGGTGCCCACTCACTGATGAGCAATTCGTTATCGCGCAGTACCTGGTCAATGGTTTTGGGGATACTCTGAGCTGCCGTGTTCAGTGAGAAAGGTTCCCACTCTATGTCACTAACTTTACCGCTTGAAGCCGTTTGCATGGGGGAAAGCAGCCATTTGTACACTTCGGCTATCATGCGCTGCATGGTGTCCTGTGCTGTGATATGGCTTTGCCGCGCTTGCTTTGCCTGATATTGATCAAGGTTCAGGCGCATATCCTTGATGTCATCTTCAATGGACTTCCATGCTAACACCGTGCTTACCTGATCCAAGAGGCGGCTTGCCCCATCGTAGTCGGGCGCTAGAAAGAGCAGGCGATTTTGATTGACACGAGGCTGTTCGCCACGTTTTTTCAGTACGTCCAGGGCTGCGCCAAAGGCCATGTTGTTGCCGTTACGGCTATACGCCTGAGCGGGGTCAAGCACGACTAGCCGCAGAGCTTCATCATCGGGGATATCTTGGCTGGGGGTAAAGACATGCACACCACTAAAGGTGCTGGTGCGCAATGCCTCCTGCAATTTCCCGCGAATAACAGGGAAAATTGCCTCACGATGGTAGCGGCGTTTACGCTCTTCCATCTCGCGGCGCAGATTGGGCCGGGTATCAAACCAAAAACGCGAATCAGCCGAGTTGATATAGTGGAGACTATGGCTGATACGGCGCAGTGCGTCGCGGAACAAGCCCACCTGTTGCCCTGGCATGGCTGTGCCAAGCATGATGCGCTGTTGTTCAATTCCGCGAATACCGGTACCCGCTGAAAGTAATCCAGACCCCGGCGCACTACCCAAGAAGATAGCACGCGCAACGCGGCGACACGATTGCACACTTCCAAGGCGCGTATCTTGTGTTTCCAGTGTAGTGGTTTCTGCTCTGTCTCCGTCAATATCGCGCTCTATGACCGGATCCCAGCCATTGGGCAGGTAGTAGACCATTTCATTGCGCACATCGGCATCGTAGAGCGGCAGGCTGCCGGGCATGAGCAGGGGATCATTGTTGCCGTCTTTCCACAAGCGGTAGATAACCTTGGCCATGAGCTTGAGCACGCCGCGTGTACGCTGAAAATTATCCAGTGTCGACCAGTCTTCATACAGGCGGTCAAACACTTCAGGATGAATAGGATAGGCCTGCTCCATACGCGCAGCATAGCGGGCATCCTGCGTCTCCATGGGGAACTCGTCTTTATTGCCTGTGTATAGGTCAATATAGGCCCTACAGGCGGCCTTGGCGGAGTCCTTATCATGGGCAGGTGCAAAAAGACGACGCCGAACGATTTCAAAGGCTTCTTCCGCAGCCACAGGTTTCCATAAGGCATGCACACGCCCAAAGCAGTGGGCCAGAGCTTCGAGCGCCATAACACCACGCTGGCTACCCGCTTCTTTTTGTGATTCTGGCAGTGATGCCAACAGCACCGCCGTAGGCACAAGCTTCAGGGCTTCGGTAAGGTTTTGCACAAAACTTAAGTTGGAATCAAAACTGCCACCAGTAAGATTCTTGCTCTCTTCAAACTGGCGGATATAGGCCACCACTTCGTCCATCAAGATAACGCACGGCGCATGGCTTTGCAGCAAGGGTAAGAGCACTTCCTTGCCGGGAGCCGTGCCGGAGCTGTCGGCATCAGCCACTTGTGCATAGGCATCGGCCCCGCCAAGCTGCCAGGCCAACTCCCCCCAGAGCGTGCGCACCGTGCAGTTGCCGCGTTTGGCTGGCTGGTTAGGGGACAGCTTGGTGCCGTCCAGCACCACAAGGCGGGCGTGGGGGGCTTCCATCACATTGGCTGAATCGAGTAAGCCCGGAATGCCCTGCATCTTGCTGGCAGGAGCCTTGCCGTTCACCAGATGATAGACCGCCAGCAGGGTGTGAGTTTTGCCGCCACCAAAGGCCGTTTGCAGTTGGATAACCGGATCGCCCCCCTGACCGGAAAGACGCTTGAGCACCGAGAGCATGAGCAGGCGCATGCCTTCCGTAATGAAGGTGCGGTCAAAGAAGAGCACCGGGTCGAGGTAGCCGACGGGCGCTGTGCCTTCATGCACGCTGCTGATGTCTGCGGCAAACTCGGATTGCTGAAAGGTGCCTTTCAGCACATCTTCATGGGGGACGACCACTTCACGCCAGGGGCGGATTGGGGACATTAGAGCACCTCAGCTTTCCAAGGATGATTCTGCATATTCTGGGAATGAAGGACACGCACAGCAAAGCCAAAATTTGCAAATACTATTTTTAGTTTTTTAAGAATTTGGGCGTAGATACTTTCCTTTGTGAGCAGGTGATTTTCATGCTCAAGATCAATGTAAAGTTCAATTTTGTGGTGGCTTCCATATGGTTGCGTTAAAAAAACTTCGTAGTATACTTCCAGACTGTTATCATTGCTGACGTAAGCAGAAACAAGCCCAAAAATTGTATCTTTAAATTGTAAACTTACTTTTTGTATCAACTCATCAACGTCTTCAAGTGCTTTTTCTTTGTAGCGTTTTGATTCAACAACAATAAGTTTTGTGT
This DNA window, taken from Desulfovibrio sp. 86, encodes the following:
- a CDS encoding ATP-binding protein, giving the protein MSPIRPWREVVVPHEDVLKGTFQQSEFAADISSVHEGTAPVGYLDPVLFFDRTFITEGMRLLMLSVLKRLSGQGGDPVIQLQTAFGGGKTHTLLAVYHLVNGKAPASKMQGIPGLLDSANVMEAPHARLVVLDGTKLSPNQPAKRGNCTVRTLWGELAWQLGGADAYAQVADADSSGTAPGKEVLLPLLQSHAPCVILMDEVVAYIRQFEESKNLTGGSFDSNLSFVQNLTEALKLVPTAVLLASLPESQKEAGSQRGVMALEALAHCFGRVHALWKPVAAEEAFEIVRRRLFAPAHDKDSAKAACRAYIDLYTGNKDEFPMETQDARYAARMEQAYPIHPEVFDRLYEDWSTLDNFQRTRGVLKLMAKVIYRLWKDGNNDPLLMPGSLPLYDADVRNEMVYYLPNGWDPVIERDIDGDRAETTTLETQDTRLGSVQSCRRVARAIFLGSAPGSGLLSAGTGIRGIEQQRIMLGTAMPGQQVGLFRDALRRISHSLHYINSADSRFWFDTRPNLRREMEERKRRYHREAIFPVIRGKLQEALRTSTFSGVHVFTPSQDIPDDEALRLVVLDPAQAYSRNGNNMAFGAALDVLKKRGEQPRVNQNRLLFLAPDYDGASRLLDQVSTVLAWKSIEDDIKDMRLNLDQYQAKQARQSHITAQDTMQRMIAEVYKWLLSPMQTASSGKVSDIEWEPFSLNTAAQSIPKTIDQVLRDNELLISEWAPIHLRNLLKLWFWKPEQNEAVARSVWQHMCRQLYLPRLKTESVFTAAIQAGSTSRDFFGLAQGKETDRYLGFTFGVAAMPFMDNDLLLINPEAATAWQVVLDEEKSEREAATRQPGATPSVPETGATPTSTSTALPSEAPRPVPTLRKTRFYAAVDIEPHGAKMRFADIVDNIVHHLTERTDTKAIINIEIQAENASGFQEDIQRVLKENASTLKFRSAAFEE